One part of the Ziziphus jujuba cultivar Dongzao chromosome 2, ASM3175591v1 genome encodes these proteins:
- the LOC107405734 gene encoding aldehyde dehydrogenase family 2 member B4, mitochondrial isoform X2 — protein sequence MILGRGSVRGNGIKKFSTAAATEELIIPPVQISYTKHLINGQFVDAASGKTFPAHDPRSGEVIAHVAEGDAEDINRAVSAARKAFDEGPWPKMSPYERSRILLRFADLVEKHSDELAALETWNNGKPYEQAAKSELPLFVRLFHYYAGWADKIHGLTVPADGDHHVQTLHEPIGVAGQIIPWNFPLIMFAWKVGPALACGNTIVLKTAEQTPLTALYVAKLFHEAGLPPGVLNVVSGYGPTAGAALASHMDVDKLAFTGSTDTGKIVLELAARSNLKPVTLELGGKSPFIVCEDGDIDKAVELAHFALFFNQGQCCCAGSRTFVHERVYDEFLEKSKKRALRRVVGDPFKKGVEQGPQIDEEQFQKVLRYIRSGIDSNATLECGGGRLGNKGYFVEPTVFSDVKDDMLIAQDEIFGPVQSILKFKDIDEVIKRANATRYGLAAGVFTKNINTANTLTRALRAGTVWVNCFDVFDAAIPFGGYKMSGIGREKGIYSLNNYLQVKAVVTPLKNPAWL from the exons ATGATTCTGG GAAGAGGTTCAGTGAGAGGAAATGGTATCAAGAAGTTCAGCACTGCTGCAGCAACTGAAGAATTAATCATTCCACCAGTTCAGATAAGCTATACGAAGCATCTTATCAATGGACAATTTGTAGATGCTGCATCAG GAAAAACATTTCCAGCTCATGACCCTCGTTCAGGAGAAGTGATTGCTCATGTTGCTGAAGGTGATGCAGAAGATATAAACCGTGCAGTTTCTGCTGCACGTAAGGCATTCGATGAAGGACCATGGCCAAAGATGTCACCATAT GAAAGGTCACGGATACTGTTGCGCTTTGCTGATTTAGTTGAGAAACATAGCGATGAACTTGCAGCTCTAGAAACATGGAACAATGGGAAGCCTTATGAACAGGCCGCCAAATCTGAATTACCATTGTTTGTTCGTCTTTTCCATTACTATGCCG GATGGGCGGACAAGATCCACGGACTAACTGTTCCAGCTGATGGAGATCATCATGTGCAAACGTTGCACGAACCGATCGGTGTTGCAGGGCAGATTATTCCATGGAACTTCCCTCTTATCATGTTTGCTTGGAAAGTTGGTCCAGCACTAGCATGTGGTAATACTATTGTCCTAAAGACTGCTGAGCAAACACCTCTGACTGCTCTCTATGTGGCAAAACTTTTCCATGAG GCTGGTCTTCCCCCTGGTGTTTTAAATGTAGTTTCTGGCTATGGACCAACTGCCGGTGCAGCTCTTGCCAGTCATATGGATGTTGACAAG CTAGCTTTCACAGGCTCAACTGATACTGGAAAAATTGTTCTTGAACTGGCTGCAAGAAGCAATCTGAAACCAGTAACGTTGGAGCTTGGAGGGAAATCACCATTCATAGTCTGTGAGGATGGTGACATTGATAAGGCTGTTGAACTTGCACATTTTGCTTTGTTCTTTAATCAg GGACAGTGTTGCTGTGCTGGCTCTCGTACATTTGTACATGAACGCGTATATGATGAATTCCTAGAGAAATCAAAGAAACGTGCTTTAAGACGCGTTGTTGGTGATCCCTTCAAGAAGGGTGTTGAACAAGGGCCTCAG ATCGATGAAGAGCAGTTTCAGAAGGTCCTCAGGTACATAAGATCTGGAATTGATAGCAATGCTACCCTTGAGTGTGGAGGAGGAAGACTGGGAAACAAAGGCTACTTTGTCGAGCCTACCGTTTTCTCAGATGTTAAG GATGACATGTTGATAGCACAGGATGAGATCTTTGGACCGGTACAATCAATCTTGAAATTCAA GGATATTGATGAAGTAATAAAAAGGGCAAATGCAACCAGATATGGATTAGCAGCTGGGGTTTTCACCAAGAACATCAACACTGCCAACACCCTGACACGTGCATTGAGAGCGGGGACTGTGTGGGTCAATTGCTTCGATGTATTCGATGCTGCAATTCCTTTCGGTGGGTATAAGATGAGTGGGATTGGAAGGGAAAAGGGAATCTACAGCCTCAACAATTACTTGCAGGTGAAGGCTGTTGTTACTCCTCTGAAGAATCCAGCATGGTTGTGA
- the LOC107405734 gene encoding aldehyde dehydrogenase family 2 member B4, mitochondrial isoform X1: MAARRISSLLSRAVYASSSIGPASLLLSRGRGSVRGNGIKKFSTAAATEELIIPPVQISYTKHLINGQFVDAASGKTFPAHDPRSGEVIAHVAEGDAEDINRAVSAARKAFDEGPWPKMSPYERSRILLRFADLVEKHSDELAALETWNNGKPYEQAAKSELPLFVRLFHYYAGWADKIHGLTVPADGDHHVQTLHEPIGVAGQIIPWNFPLIMFAWKVGPALACGNTIVLKTAEQTPLTALYVAKLFHEAGLPPGVLNVVSGYGPTAGAALASHMDVDKLAFTGSTDTGKIVLELAARSNLKPVTLELGGKSPFIVCEDGDIDKAVELAHFALFFNQGQCCCAGSRTFVHERVYDEFLEKSKKRALRRVVGDPFKKGVEQGPQIDEEQFQKVLRYIRSGIDSNATLECGGGRLGNKGYFVEPTVFSDVKDDMLIAQDEIFGPVQSILKFKDIDEVIKRANATRYGLAAGVFTKNINTANTLTRALRAGTVWVNCFDVFDAAIPFGGYKMSGIGREKGIYSLNNYLQVKAVVTPLKNPAWL; this comes from the exons ATGGCAGCTCGGAGAATATCCTCGTTGCTTTCACGTGCCGTTTatgcttcttcttctattgGGCCAGCTTCTCTGCTTCTTTCTCGAG GAAGAGGTTCAGTGAGAGGAAATGGTATCAAGAAGTTCAGCACTGCTGCAGCAACTGAAGAATTAATCATTCCACCAGTTCAGATAAGCTATACGAAGCATCTTATCAATGGACAATTTGTAGATGCTGCATCAG GAAAAACATTTCCAGCTCATGACCCTCGTTCAGGAGAAGTGATTGCTCATGTTGCTGAAGGTGATGCAGAAGATATAAACCGTGCAGTTTCTGCTGCACGTAAGGCATTCGATGAAGGACCATGGCCAAAGATGTCACCATAT GAAAGGTCACGGATACTGTTGCGCTTTGCTGATTTAGTTGAGAAACATAGCGATGAACTTGCAGCTCTAGAAACATGGAACAATGGGAAGCCTTATGAACAGGCCGCCAAATCTGAATTACCATTGTTTGTTCGTCTTTTCCATTACTATGCCG GATGGGCGGACAAGATCCACGGACTAACTGTTCCAGCTGATGGAGATCATCATGTGCAAACGTTGCACGAACCGATCGGTGTTGCAGGGCAGATTATTCCATGGAACTTCCCTCTTATCATGTTTGCTTGGAAAGTTGGTCCAGCACTAGCATGTGGTAATACTATTGTCCTAAAGACTGCTGAGCAAACACCTCTGACTGCTCTCTATGTGGCAAAACTTTTCCATGAG GCTGGTCTTCCCCCTGGTGTTTTAAATGTAGTTTCTGGCTATGGACCAACTGCCGGTGCAGCTCTTGCCAGTCATATGGATGTTGACAAG CTAGCTTTCACAGGCTCAACTGATACTGGAAAAATTGTTCTTGAACTGGCTGCAAGAAGCAATCTGAAACCAGTAACGTTGGAGCTTGGAGGGAAATCACCATTCATAGTCTGTGAGGATGGTGACATTGATAAGGCTGTTGAACTTGCACATTTTGCTTTGTTCTTTAATCAg GGACAGTGTTGCTGTGCTGGCTCTCGTACATTTGTACATGAACGCGTATATGATGAATTCCTAGAGAAATCAAAGAAACGTGCTTTAAGACGCGTTGTTGGTGATCCCTTCAAGAAGGGTGTTGAACAAGGGCCTCAG ATCGATGAAGAGCAGTTTCAGAAGGTCCTCAGGTACATAAGATCTGGAATTGATAGCAATGCTACCCTTGAGTGTGGAGGAGGAAGACTGGGAAACAAAGGCTACTTTGTCGAGCCTACCGTTTTCTCAGATGTTAAG GATGACATGTTGATAGCACAGGATGAGATCTTTGGACCGGTACAATCAATCTTGAAATTCAA GGATATTGATGAAGTAATAAAAAGGGCAAATGCAACCAGATATGGATTAGCAGCTGGGGTTTTCACCAAGAACATCAACACTGCCAACACCCTGACACGTGCATTGAGAGCGGGGACTGTGTGGGTCAATTGCTTCGATGTATTCGATGCTGCAATTCCTTTCGGTGGGTATAAGATGAGTGGGATTGGAAGGGAAAAGGGAATCTACAGCCTCAACAATTACTTGCAGGTGAAGGCTGTTGTTACTCCTCTGAAGAATCCAGCATGGTTGTGA
- the LOC107405696 gene encoding protein DSS1 HOMOLOG ON CHROMOSOME V-like: MAAEPKAASDDAKIDLFEDDDEFEEFEINAEWEDKEEGKEVTQQWEDDWDDDDVNDDFSLQLRRELENNSEKS, from the exons ATGGCGGCTGAACCCAAGGCAGCGAGCGATGATGCAAAGATCGATCTCTTCGAAGACGACGATGAGTTCGAAGAGTTTGAAATCAATGCAG AATGGGAGGACaaggaagaaggaaaagaagtGACGCAACAGTGGGAAGATGActgggatgatgatgatgttaatGATGATTTCTCTCTGCAGCTGAGGAGGGAACTGGAGAACAATTCTGAGAAAAGTTGA
- the LOC107406133 gene encoding U-box domain-containing protein 19 has protein sequence MLQKFDGTDRRILTFPAVHPCEGISPVTLLNSLITLSQNICNFQAKSFSTQRRNARETIRQVGVLLIFLEEIRDHGLILPESVTLCLSELHLTFQKIQFLLEDCTREGARLWMLTKAQLIATQFRILIRAVSTALDVLPLNLIDVGGEVKELVELVAKQARKVKFDLHPDDQMAGNRTLEILNQFEKGIEPDWSSLKWVLDYLEIKSWSECNKEIKFLEQEIGFHLSDNDEREVPFLSSLVGMMSYSRAVIFEVLDCRNAEQPDTRSNMDTFFRLNPEDFRCPISLELMKDPVTVSTGQTYDRSSIQKWLKAGNMLCPKTGEKLTSTELVPNSALRKLIIHFCADNGVSFAKSGKQSHDISRTIVPGSQAAAEAMKFLSRFLTRKLVFGTTGQKNKAAYEIRFLAKSNMFNRSCLVDAGTVPPLLKLLSSSDMSTQQNAISALLKLSKHSSGKSVIMEVGGLEPILSVLKHGLSLEAKQIAAATIFYLSSVKEYRKLIGETEAIPALVELMKEGTICGKKNAVVAIFGLLLLQKNQQKVLEAGAVPILVDLLTCSDKTELVTDTLAVLASLAESIEGTSAILQTSALPLIMGILKSSATKAGKEYCLSVLLSLCINGGVETVGVLAKHSSLMTLLYPILTDGTSNAGKKARSLIKILQNFHDANSSRLMTSTAPHDQSVHVW, from the coding sequence ATGCTTCAGAAATTTGATGGGACCGACCGTCGGATACTCACATTTCCGGCGGTTCATCCTTGTGAAGGAATTTCTCCGGTGACCCTTCTAAACTCTTTGATAACACTTTCACAAAACATATGCAATTTTCAAGCTAAATCTTTTTCAACCCAGAGAAGAAACGCTCGGGAAACGATTCGCCAAGTTGGTGTTCTTCTTATATTCTTGGAAGAGATTCGAGACCACGGTTTGATCCTTCCCGAATCTGTGACTCTTTGCTTGTCCGAGCTCCATCTCACATTCCAAAAGATTCAGTTCTTGTTGGAAGATTGTACCCGTGAAGGAGCTAGGCTATGGATGCTTACCAAGGCTCAGCTCATCGCAACCCAATTCCGCATTCTTATTCGGGCTGTTTCCACGGCTCTCGATGTTTTGCCATTGAATTTGATCGACGTAGGTGGTGAAGTCAAAGAGTTGGTCGAGTTAGTTGCGAAACAAGCAAGGAAAGTGAAATTTGACCTCCACCCTGATGACCAAATGGCTGGAAATCGAACACTTGAGATATTGAACCAGTTCGAGAAGGGAATCGAGCCGGATTGGAGTTCATTGAAGTGGGTTTTGGATTACCTCGAAATCAAAAGCTGGAGTGAATGTAACAAGGAGATTAAATTCTTAGAACAAGAAATCGGTTTCCATCTCTCGGACAACGACGAGAGGGAAGTGCCATTCTTGAGCAGTTTGGTGGGAATGATGAGCTACAGCAGGGCAGTGATTTTCGAAGTTCTGGATTGTCGAAACGCAGAGCAACCCGATACCAGGAGCAATATGGATACATTTTTTCGATTGAATCCTGAAGATTTTCGATGCCCAATCTCTCTGGAGTTGATGAAAGACCCAGTAACCGTATCAACAGGTCAAACTTATGATCGATCTTCGATCCAAAAATGGCTAAAAGCTGGAAATATGCTCTGTCCCAAAACTGGGGAGAAGCTAACCAGCACAGAATTGGTTCCAAACTCGGCTCTCCGAAAGCTTATCATCCATTTCTGCGCCGACAATGGCGTTTCGTTTGCGAAATCGGGAAAACAAAGCCATGATATATCGCGGACCATTGTCCCCGGTAGTCAAGCAGCTGCAGAAGCTATGAAATTCCTCTCGAGATTTCTCACCCGGAAGCTGGTTTTCGGTACAACGGGACAGAAGAACAAGGCTGCTTACGAAATTCGTTTCCTAGCAAAATCGAACATGTTCAACAGGTCCTGTTTGGTGGATGCAGGCACTGTTCCTCCATTGCTAAAGCTTTTATCTTCATCCGATATGTCAACCCAGCAGAATGCAATTTCGGCATTGTTGAAGCTCTCAAAGCATTCAAGTGGGAAATCAGTGATCATGGAAGTTGGGGGACTAGAACCAATTCTTTCTGTTCTCAAGCATGGACTAAGTTTGGAAGCAAAGCAAATCGCGGCCGCGACGATATTCTACCTCTCATCGGTGAAGGAATACCGGAAATTAATCGGAGAAACCGAGGCGATCCCGGCTCTGGTTGAACTGATGAAGGAAGGGACAATCTGTGGGAAAAAGAATGCTGTGGTAGCCATTTTTGGTCTGCTTCTATTGCAAAAGAACCAGCAAAAGGTGCTTGAAGCTGGTGCTGTACCAATACTAGTTGATTTGCTAACTTGTTCGGACAAAACTGAGCTTGTTACAGATACACTAGCGGTTCTTGCCTCTTTAGCTGAGAGTATAGAAGGTACAAGCGCAATTCTTCAGACCTCAGCTTTGCCTCTGATAATGGGAATCTTGAAATCTTCGGCGACGAAAGCCGGGAAAGAGTATTGCCTTTCGGTTTTACTCTCTCTGTGTATCAATGGAGGTGTGGAGACTGTTGGAGTTTTGGCAAAGCACTCATCACTCATGACTCTACTTTATCCTATACTAACAGATGGGACTTCCAATGCTGGCAAGAAAGCTCGTTCACTCATCAAGATCCTGCAGAATTTCCATGATGCAAATTCTTCCAGATTGATGACTTCTACAGCTCCACATGACCAATCTGTTCATGTATGGTAA
- the LOC107410095 gene encoding RING-H2 finger protein ATL74 — protein MVMEIVISVILLFVGIAVLVVIHVCIVGRAFGRGNQGMVNMVVQRSSIGSKRMSNEDLKMLPCFDYVDGRDKGSSSSPVDCAVCLENFKDGEKCRLLPNCRHSFHALCIDSWLLKTPICPICRTCANPPKVDVILGEGSSVSGQYGIELT, from the coding sequence aTGGTAATGGAGATTGTGATCTCAGTGATACTTCTGTTTGTGGGTATTGCTGTATTGGTGGTGATTCATGTTTGTATAGTTGGTAGAGCATTTGGAAGAGGGAATCAAGGTATGGTGAACATGGTGGTTCAAAGAAGCAGCATTGGGAGCAAAAGAATGTCAAACGAGGACTTGAAGATGCTTCCTTGCTTTGATTACGTGGATGGAAGAGATAAAGGGTCTAGTAGTAGCCCTGTGGATTGTGCAGTTTGCTTAGAGAATTTCAAGGATGGTGAAAAGTGCAGGTTGCTGCCAAATTGCAGGCACAGTTTTCATGCTCTGTGCATAGATTCATGGTTGTTGAAGACACCCATTTGCCCAATCTGTCGAACTTGTGCAAATCCACCCAAAGTTGATGTCATTTTGGGAGAAGGAAGTAGTGTTTCAGGGCAATATGGAATTGAATTGACATAA